Part of the Propioniciclava sp. MC1595 genome is shown below.
CTTCAGCAGCGCGGTCTGGACCAGGTCGTGGGCCTGCTCGCGGTCGGGGTGACTTCCAGTGCGTGAACTGGGAGGACACCGTCGAGTGCACCAACACCGCGACCGGGCACGGCATGCACCTGTCCCCGCGGGCCATCATCACCCGTTGACCCCTGCCCACCTCCACGATCGGACGCCGGCGGCCCAGGCTGCCGGCGTCCGGCCGCGTCTACAGCCAGCGGCGCCCGGACAGCAGGCCGAGCAGGTGGTCGAGGACGCCGCTGCCCATGCGGAGTCCGTTGTGCTCGTACTCGCTGGTCACCCAGGTGCGGCAGTCGGGCAGCATGGCGGCCGTCTCGAGGGAGTACTCGAGCGGCACGTAGGCGTCGCGCGCGTACACGGCGGCCGCGACGGGCACGTCGGCCTCGGCCAGCTTCTCGGGGAAGTACAGCTGCGGCCACGGGTGCTCGGCGAGCAGGTCGGCGGCCTCGGCCCAGCCGTTCAACTCGGACGCCTCGGCGAACAGACTGCGGTGCAGGTGCTCGCCGGCGAGGAGGGTCGGGTCCTCGCGCACGGCGTCGGGCATGGTGCGGTCGGCGGCCCAGCGGGTCCGGACGCCGTCGGCGTAGCTGGACTCGTGGAACACCGCGTACAGCGGGTTGCGCGCCCCGAAGGGAAGGGCCGCCGCGAGGTCGTGCGCGAACGCGGGGGAGCGGTGGTCGAGTTCGAGCAGGTAGTGCAGCTGCTCCGCCCCGCCCTGCGCGCCGAGCTTGTGCCCGAGCGTGCGCAGGCGGTCGGGGGAGACGGCGTCCCCGTTGGGGAGGACGATCTCGCCGGCCGCGGCCAGCCCGGTGAGCTGCCGGATGCGCTCCCGGTCGCCGGGGAACCACCGGTAGTACTGCTCGGACTTCCCGACCATGATCTGCCAGGTCGCGGCGTAGACGTCCTCGATGGGGTGCTGCACCGCGCTCAGCCCGCCGGTGATGACCGCGCCCGCGAGGCTCTCGGGGCGCACCGACAGGTAGTGCAGTGCGGTGAACCCGCCGAAGGACTGGCCGAGGATCGTCCACGTGCGCGCGCCCAGCGCCTCGCGCACCGCCTCGCAGTCGTTGACGATCTCGTCGGCGCGGAAGTGGGTCAGGTACTCGGCGGTCGCCTCGCTGCCGGCCAGATCGGACGCCGGGCCGAACGGCGTCGACCGCCCCGTCCCGCGCTGGTCGAGCATGACGACCTGGTAGTCCTGCAGCGCGCGGCGCAGCCACGGCGGGTTGTCGGGTCCCAGTGACGGGCGCGGCGCCTCGTGGCCCGGGCCGCCCTGCAGGAACACCAGGTACGGCTTGTCCTCCCCGCCCTCGCCGGTGACGACGCGGGCGAAAACCTCGATGGTCCCCGCGCCGTCGTTGGCGTGGTCGAGGGGGACGTCGAGGAACAGGTTGGTGAGGGTCAGTCCGGGCAGCCGGTCCGTGCTGGTGCGCATGGCGTCAGGCTAGTGCTCGCAGAATGTGCTCCTTCGACGTAATGCACGTGGCGCAAAGAGCAAGGAGCACATTTCGCGAGCAGACGGTCAGCTCACTCCCATTCGATGGTGCCCGGGGGCTTGGGGGTGGTGTCGTACATGACGCGGTTGACGCCCTCGACCTCGGCGCAGATACGCAGGGTCACCTTGTTCAGCAACGACCACGGCAGCTCGGCGACACCGGCGGACATGGCGTCGGAGGACAGCACCGCACGCAGCACGATGGCCTGGCCGTAGGTGCGGTAGCCGTCGGTGACGCCGACCGAACGCGTGCCGGGCAGCACGGTGAAGTACTGCCACACCTCGCCCTCCAGGCCGGCGGCGGCGACCTCGGCGCGGAAGATGGCGTCGGACTCACGCACCATGCGCACCTTGTCGGGGGTCAGCGCACCCACCACGCGCACGGCCAGACCCGGGCCCGGGAACGGCTGGCGCCACACGAGCTCGTGCGGCAGCCCGAGGGCCTCGCCGACGGCGCGCACCTCATCCTTGAACAGGTACTTCACGGGCTCGACGAGTTCGAAGTCGAAGTCCTCGGGCAGGCCGCCGACGTTGTGGTGGCTCTTGACGACGCCCTTGTCGGAGTCGGATTCGATGATGTCGGGGTAGATCGTCCCCTGCACGAGGTAGTCGATCTGGCCGAGCGAGCGGGCCTCCTCCTCGAAGACGCGGATGAACTCCTCGCCGATGATCTTGCGCTTGCGCTCGGGGTCGTCGACGCCCTCGAGCTTGCCGAGGAACCGGTCGACGGCGTCCACCGAGATGAGGTTCATGCCGAAGTGGTCGCCGAAGAGCTGGTCGACCATCTCGGGCTCGCCGGCGCGCATGAGGCCGTGGTCGACGAAGACGCAGACGAGCTGGTCGCCGACGGCCTTGTGCACGATCGCGGCGCACACCGAGCTGTCCACGCCGCCCGACAGCGCGCACAGCACCCGCTTGTCGCCGACCTGCTGGCGCACCTGCTCGACCATGACGTCGACGTACTCGGTGATGCTCCCGGCGAACCCGGTGCGCTTCTCCAGGGACTCCCGCTCGTCCATGACTTCTCCTCAGGCCTTGGCTGCGTGCCCAGCCTATTGCCGCGGCTCACCGCTGGTGCATTCCCGGACGCCGCGGGCTGCGGCCGGGCGTCACTCAGGGGGCCTGCCTGACCGCCTTCACGATGGCGTCGCCCGACCAGGTCGAGTTGACGAGCACCCGGCGCAGGGTGAGGGCGGGGGCGCCGGGATCGACCGGCTTCTCACCCAGCTGGAACGCCGTGGTGTAGCCCGCCTCGGCCAGGTGGGGAAGCGCCGCGGGGTTCCACGCGCCGTAGGGGTAGGCGAACGTCTCGACGGCCTGCCCGGAGTGCTTGCGCAGGGTGGCGCGTGCCTCGTCGAACTGGATCCGCCAGTCGTCGCCGGAGTACTTGGTGACCTGGTGGTGGTCCCACGTGTGGGATCCGATGGTGTGCCCCGCGTCGGCCAGCCCCTTGATCTGCTTCGGGGTGATCCACCCGGACTTGCCGATCACCACGGTCATCACGAAGAACGTGCCGACCATGCCCCGCCGGACCAGCTCCGGCCCCGCGACCAGCGGCTGGCTGTCCTTGCCGTCGTCGAAGCTGATGATCACGGGGTTGTCGGGCAGGGACGCCCCGCCGAGGTGGGCCAGGTAGTCGTCGGGGCTGATGGTCGTATAGCCGGCCTCGGCGAGCCCATCGAGCTGGCGCCTGAAGTTGGCCGGCGGGCAGATCAGCACCTGCTTGCTGTAGGACGAGTCGTCCTTCGTCCAGTCGCGGATCTGGTGGTAGCACAGCACCGGCACCGTGGCCCGTTCTGCCAGCACGGTGCCGCTCGGTGTGGGCGACGGCGTCGGGCTCGGCGTGGGTGAGACCGTGGCCGGGCCGGCGCTCCAGGTGGGGGACTCCGTGGGCCCCGCTGCGGCGGACGTCGGCGGACTGCCGGGTGCCGCTGGTTCGGCGGAGGGACGCACCGCGCAGCCGGCGAGCAGTGCGGTCGCTCCGGTCAGGAGCAGGCGACGACGAGACAGATCCCGGGGGGTGGGCATGTGGCCACCCTACGCCCGCTTCGCGAGGGCCCGTCCGTGACCCTCGGCTCAGCGGTGACGCACGCCCGGCAGCCGCACCAGGCGGTCACGTAGTCCGGCGCCGCGCTCCAGCATCGACACCCGCATGGCCAGACTGGACGCCGCCCGCAGTCCCTGCGTCCGCGCGGCCCGAGTGCGCTGGTAGTGCCGCAGGGCGCGGGGGACGTCCATCGTGCTGAGCGCCTGACCCAACGCCACGGCGTCCAGGATGGACTCGCAGGCACCCCGCCCGAGATTGGGTGCCATGGCGTGGGCGGCGTCCCCGATCAGGACCGCCCGGCCCGAGCTCAGCCGCCAGCGCGCCGGCGCGACCCAGAGGTCCTGCCGCAGGATGGCCGCCGGGGTAGTGGCGCCGATCAGCGCCTCTGCCTCGGCCCCGAACCGCGCGGCGAGCGCGACGGCGACCCGGTGGGCGGTGGCGTCGCCCCAGGCCGAGATGTTCGCGAACTCCCCGTTGGCGCGGTGCGCGAGGTACCAGTTCGACTCCCCGGACGCCGTCCGCCCCGACCATGAGGTCGCCCGCCAACGTGTCAGGCGCCCCACCCGCCCCGTGCTGCGGACCACCGAGGCCGGGACCGCGGCGTCCAAGGCCTTGAGGAGGTGGGGGCGCGTGACCAGGTGCGCGCTCCGGTTCTCGATCACGTGCAGGGTGCGCCGCGCGCCGTCGGCGAGCTCGAACCGGTCGATCAGCCTCGCGTTCGCGCGCACGGTATCGCCGACGCCGATGCTGTCGAGCGCGGCCATCACGTCGGGCCACATGGCGAGCCCGGCTCCGGCCGGCGGGCGATCGGGCGCCTGTTCGTGCAGCGTCACGGACCAGCGCTCGGGGTCCAGCGTCGCCGCGAGGGCGAGGCCGGCGATGCCGCCGCCTACTACAGAAATAGTGCCAATTTCAGGGAAGTTACTATGAATGTAGTAACTCGACAAGGGGGAGTGGATGGGCCGGCGCGAGGAGTTGGGGGACGCGGCGATCGCCGTGGTGTCCGCCGCGGGGCTCAAGGGGCTGACGCACCGCGCGGTCGACACCATGGCCGAGGTGCCGGCGGGCACGACATCCAACTACTTCCGCACCCGGCAGGCCCTCGTGGACGCCGTCGCCGACCGCATCGAGCAGCGCGACCTCGAGGTGTGGGCCGCCCTGGGCGCGCCGCCCGAGACCTTCGAGGCCTTCACCCACTGGCTGGGTGCGTTCGCGCGGGCGATGGTCGTCGAGCACGGCGAGCTGTCCCGGGTGCGGTTCTCGCTCTTCATGGCCGACCCCGACCGGTACGCCCCGGGCCACGACCGGTTCCTGGGCAGCGTGGCGGGGGCCCTGCAGCTCCTCGGGGTCGAGGGCAGCGACGTCGTGGCGCCCGCGTTCCTCGACTACCTCGACGGGGTCATCCTCCACGGCACCACGGTCCGGCCGCACGCGGTGCCGACCGCGGAGGTCATCGCCGCGAACCTCGCGCGCCTCGCCGGTCACTGACGAATCCCGCGCGGGCGGGACGCCGCGTGTTGCCTTTTGGGCCCCTCGAACGTTGGGTGGGGGAGAGTCCGATGGAAAGGGCGGCATGGACGCGGAGGCATTCGACCGGTACTTCACCGCGCGATACCCCGTGCTCGTCGGGCACGTGACGGCCATGTGGGGCGACCCGGGCGCCGCCGCCGACGCCGTCCAGGAGGCCTTCGTCCGGGCGTGGACCAAGCGCCGCGAGTTCGGACGCCACCCCCACCCCGACGCGGCCGAGTGGATCAGCCTGCAGCGCGCCCTGCGCGAACCGCCCCCCAACCAGCGGGACGCCATGTCCTGCACTACCTCGCCGACCTCCCGGTCGCCCGGGTCGCCGAGGAACTGGACGCCCAGCCGGGCACCGTCCGCGTGTGGCTCTCCCGCGGACGGGACCGCCTCGGCGTCCTCCTCGACGAGGACAAGGAGCCCCGCCATGCGTGAACAGGACCTCCGTGATCTCCTCAGCCGCTACACGCCCTCCGGCGAGGGTGCGCCCGCGGCGTCCAGCATCAGGGGTCGCGCGGCCCGCCGCCGGCTGGTCCCGGTGGGGGTGGCGGCGGTGGCCGTCGTGACGGCCGGGGCGCTGCTGGTCCCGCAGGTGCTGACTCAGCCGGCGGTGCCCGCACCCGCGGCGTCCCCGACTGTGCCCGCCA
Proteins encoded:
- a CDS encoding sigma factor-like helix-turn-helix DNA-binding protein: MDQPAARPARTAPQPAGRHVLHYLADLPVARVAEELDAQPGTVRVWLSRGRDRLGVLLDEDKEPRHA
- a CDS encoding alpha/beta fold hydrolase — protein: MRTSTDRLPGLTLTNLFLDVPLDHANDGAGTIEVFARVVTGEGGEDKPYLVFLQGGPGHEAPRPSLGPDNPPWLRRALQDYQVVMLDQRGTGRSTPFGPASDLAGSEATAEYLTHFRADEIVNDCEAVREALGARTWTILGQSFGGFTALHYLSVRPESLAGAVITGGLSAVQHPIEDVYAATWQIMVGKSEQYYRWFPGDRERIRQLTGLAAAGEIVLPNGDAVSPDRLRTLGHKLGAQGGAEQLHYLLELDHRSPAFAHDLAAALPFGARNPLYAVFHESSYADGVRTRWAADRTMPDAVREDPTLLAGEHLHRSLFAEASELNGWAEAADLLAEHPWPQLYFPEKLAEADVPVAAAVYARDAYVPLEYSLETAAMLPDCRTWVTSEYEHNGLRMGSGVLDHLLGLLSGRRWL
- a CDS encoding NAD(P)/FAD-dependent oxidoreductase — encoded protein: MSSYYIHSNFPEIGTISVVGGGIAGLALAATLDPERWSVTLHEQAPDRPPAGAGLAMWPDVMAALDSIGVGDTVRANARLIDRFELADGARRTLHVIENRSAHLVTRPHLLKALDAAVPASVVRSTGRVGRLTRWRATSWSGRTASGESNWYLAHRANGEFANISAWGDATAHRVAVALAARFGAEAEALIGATTPAAILRQDLWVAPARWRLSSGRAVLIGDAAHAMAPNLGRGACESILDAVALGQALSTMDVPRALRHYQRTRAARTQGLRAASSLAMRVSMLERGAGLRDRLVRLPGVRHR
- the guaA gene encoding glutamine-hydrolyzing GMP synthase is translated as MDERESLEKRTGFAGSITEYVDVMVEQVRQQVGDKRVLCALSGGVDSSVCAAIVHKAVGDQLVCVFVDHGLMRAGEPEMVDQLFGDHFGMNLISVDAVDRFLGKLEGVDDPERKRKIIGEEFIRVFEEEARSLGQIDYLVQGTIYPDIIESDSDKGVVKSHHNVGGLPEDFDFELVEPVKYLFKDEVRAVGEALGLPHELVWRQPFPGPGLAVRVVGALTPDKVRMVRESDAIFRAEVAAAGLEGEVWQYFTVLPGTRSVGVTDGYRTYGQAIVLRAVLSSDAMSAGVAELPWSLLNKVTLRICAEVEGVNRVMYDTTPKPPGTIEWE
- a CDS encoding TetR/AcrR family transcriptional regulator, which translates into the protein MGRREELGDAAIAVVSAAGLKGLTHRAVDTMAEVPAGTTSNYFRTRQALVDAVADRIEQRDLEVWAALGAPPETFEAFTHWLGAFARAMVVEHGELSRVRFSLFMADPDRYAPGHDRFLGSVAGALQLLGVEGSDVVAPAFLDYLDGVILHGTTVRPHAVPTAEVIAANLARLAGH
- a CDS encoding polysaccharide deacetylase family protein; translation: MPTPRDLSRRRLLLTGATALLAGCAVRPSAEPAAPGSPPTSAAAGPTESPTWSAGPATVSPTPSPTPSPTPSGTVLAERATVPVLCYHQIRDWTKDDSSYSKQVLICPPANFRRQLDGLAEAGYTTISPDDYLAHLGGASLPDNPVIISFDDGKDSQPLVAGPELVRRGMVGTFFVMTVVIGKSGWITPKQIKGLADAGHTIGSHTWDHHQVTKYSGDDWRIQFDEARATLRKHSGQAVETFAYPYGAWNPAALPHLAEAGYTTAFQLGEKPVDPGAPALTLRRVLVNSTWSGDAIVKAVRQAP